One window of the Nicotiana tabacum cultivar K326 chromosome 4, ASM71507v2, whole genome shotgun sequence genome contains the following:
- the LOC107765338 gene encoding uncharacterized protein LOC107765338, producing the protein MCEGAVPKLGTTIHITALDGIINVNSLFTLAVFIGLAWNPHDQNNSLATDTNCFAKPKVAEDLVAFHVYSFSCFLFSSLIALCLKQAIRLAKSAHHFPTIYSLDLAQINKNALRVGYLVSAAGSVCGSVFLMLALINVVQIKLGILGCGSKHTYGAVIPLVIFVPLGLLINVCTVFYAFTR; encoded by the coding sequence ATGTGCGAGGGAGCTGTCCCAAAACTGGGCACCACAATTCACATTACAGCCCTAGACGGCATCATCAACGTCAACTCGCTTTTCACACTAGCAGTATTCATCGGACTAGCTTGGAATCCCCACGATCAGAACAACAGCCTCGCCACTGACACCAACTGTTTTGCGAAGCCCAAGGTTGCCGAGGATCTCGTCGCCTTCCACGTCTATTCCTTCAGCTGTTTCCTCTTTTCTAGCCTCATTGCTTTGTGCCTTAAGCAAGCTATTCGCCTTGCTAAATCTGCCCACCATTTCCCCACCATCTATTCGCTTGACTTGGCCCAAATTAACAAGAACGCGCTTCGGGTCGGGTACCTTGTTTCTGCTGCCGGTTCTGTTTGCGGGTCGGTGTTTTTGATGCTTGCTTTGATCAATGTGGTTCAGATCAAGCTTGGGATTTTGGGATGTGGGAGCAAACACACCTATGGAGCTGTTATTCCACTTGTGATTTTTGTTCCCTTAGGGCTCCTTATTAATGTTTGTACTGTTTTTTATGCTTTCACTcgttaa
- the LOC107765332 gene encoding rop guanine nucleotide exchange factor 5-like: protein MESIAEKKNGLSESESLSDSVSKGSSSSTGSSRSSSDESKLGKDCCSSPAPLGWPILKVQMTKSSSKDAAQDVRNSTVSELDSKISELEMMKERFSKLLLGEDMSGSGKGVGTSLAISNSITNLCATIFGQLWRLEPLPLEKKSMWRREMEWLVAVSDYIVELIPSWQTFPDGTKLEVMTSRPRADLFINLPALQKLDNMLIEILDSFTNTEFWYVDQGIIAAEDDGSASFRKAIQRQEDKWWLPVPRVPHGGLLEDTRKQLNHKRECANQILKAAMSINSITLAEMEVPESYLDALPKNGRACLGDVIYRYITSEHFSSECLLDCLDLSTEHVALEIANRVEASIYVWRKRHHPRPPTNPNRSTAKSSWEMVRYLVVDGDKRESLAERAENLLLCLKQRVPGLSQTTLDASKIQYNKDVGKSILESYSRVLESLAFNIVARIDDLLYVDDLTRQSDKLSSVPTVSVIAHKKVSIPYSVPVSGTPYRTSSATPNFSPLPLISPARGERTPFLSSNNNKLARRGFGVKRVLSNYLGCEAKSKNCGNPLEAFASISNRSSEVNRNNSEGPELCKEPSSLQAGNCLRSIDR, encoded by the exons ATGGAAAGTATAGCTGAAAAAAAGAACGGGTTAAGTGAGTCAGAGTCATTGAGTGACTCGGTGTCGAAAGGGAGTAGTAGTAGTACGGGGTCGAGCCGATCCAGTTCTGATGAGAGCAAGCTCGGAAAGGACTGTTGTTCTTCACCGGCTCCTTTGGGTTGGCCTATTCTCAAGGTCCAAATGACCAAGTCTTCCTCTAAAGATGCAGCTCAAGATGTGCGTAATTCCACCGTCAGTGAGCTTGATTCAAAAATTTCag AATTGGAGATGATGAAAGAGAGATTTTCAAAATTGTTGCTTGGTGAAGACATGTCTGGTAGTGGGAAAGGAGTTGGCACATCATTGGCCATTTCAAATTCCATAACCAACCTATGTG CTACTATATTTGGACAATTGTGGAGACTAGAACCTCTGCCTCTGGAAAAGAAATCAATGTGGCGAAGAGAGATGGAGTGGCTTGTTGCTGTTAGCGATTACATTGTTGAATTAATACCATCTTGGCAAACTTTTCCTGATGGAACTAAGCTTGAG GTCATGACCAGTAGACCAAGAGCGGACCTTTTTATTAATCTTCCAGCTCTTCAGAAACTTGACAACATGCTCATT GAAATATTAGATAGTTTCACCAATACGGAGTTTTGGTATGTGGATCAAGGGATAATAGCAGCAGAGGATGATGGTTCAGCCTCTTTTCGGAAAGCTATCCAGCGCCAAGAAGACAAGTGGTGGCTGCCTGTCCCGAGGGTGCCTCATGGTGGTCTACTTGAAGACACAAGGAAGCAGTTAAATCACAAACGTGAATGTGCTAATCAAATACTGAAAGCTGCCATGTCAATAAATAGCATTACATTAGCTGAGATGGAAGTTCCTGAATCATATTTGGATGCTCTTCCAAAG AATGGAAGAGCGTGTCTAGGGGATGTCATCTACCGCTACATCACTTCAGAGCATTTCTCTTCAGAGTGCTTGTTAGATTGCCTTGATCTTTCAACTGAACATGTTGCTTTAGAGATAGCAAACCGCGTGGAGGCTTCAATCTATGTGTGGCGCAAAAGACATCATCCTAGACCTCCAACTAATCCAAATCGTTCTACGGCAAAATCATCTTGGGAGATGGTAAGGTATCTTGTGGTTGATGGAGACAAGAGAGAGTCGCTTGCTGAGAGAGCTGAAAATCTCCTGCTTTGCCTGAAGCAGCGAGTCCCTGGCCTAAGCCAGACCACCTTAGATGCCAGCAAGATTCAATACAACAAG GATGTAGGGAAGTCTATTCTAGAGAGCTACTCAAGAGTCCTTGAGAGTCTGGCATTCAATATTGTGGCGCGGATTGATGATCTACTATATGTAGACGACTTAACTAGGCAATCTGATAAGCTGTCATCTGTTCCTACGGTCAGTGTAATTGCCCACAAAAAGGTGTCCATCCCATATTCAGTGCCTGTCTCAGGCACCCCATATAGAACATCTTCGGCGACACCAAACTTTTCACCTTTGCCTCTGATAAGCCCTGCAAGAGGAGAGAGAACTCCATTTCTCAGTTCAAATAACAATAAGTTGGCTCGACGTGGCTTTGGAGTGAAGAGAGTCTTGTCAAATTATCTTGGCTGTGAAGCAAAGTCTAAGAATTGTGGAAATCCTTTGGAGGCCTTTGCTTCAATTTCTAACAGGAGTTCTGAGGTGAATAGAAACAACAGTGAAGGTCCAGAGCTATGCAAGGAACCATCTTCCCTCCAAGCTGGAAATTGTCTGCGATCAATAGACCGCTGA